The following coding sequences lie in one Angustibacter luteus genomic window:
- a CDS encoding glutamyl-tRNA reductase, producing the protein MSLLAIGLSHRTAPLDLLERAALSPDAARDLAGVVLRGEHVSESLVLATCNRVEVYAEVTTFHGGLTDLGDALCRSTGLALDELKDHLYVHYADRAVTHLFSVACGLDSMAVGESQVLGQLRQALRSAHEAGDTGRVLEPLMQQALRVGKRAHAETGIDRAGASLVGAGLRRAEQVVGPLTELDVLVVGAGSMSALAATTVYREAAGSITVANRTPEHAERVAAAVGGRWVALPDLAAELARADLVISCTGAVGHVVDVDTARAAAEQRAALRPDRPQLYVDLGLPRDVDPLVAELRGVHVADLEVLGQDLSAAELGEDVDQVRRLVDGEVEDYLTSVRVQAVAPTVVALRARAAEVVDAELARLGNRVREIDPAVRDELEQTVHRVVEKLLHAPTVRVKELASRHDGGSYAAALRELFDLDPEEVSAVSEVPSESDVAALLTGGGPR; encoded by the coding sequence ATGAGCCTGCTCGCCATCGGCCTGTCCCACCGGACCGCCCCGCTCGACCTGCTGGAGCGTGCCGCGCTGTCCCCGGACGCCGCCCGCGACCTGGCCGGCGTCGTCCTGCGGGGCGAGCACGTCAGCGAGTCGCTGGTGCTGGCCACCTGCAACCGGGTCGAGGTCTACGCCGAGGTCACCACGTTCCACGGCGGCCTGACCGACCTGGGCGACGCGCTCTGCCGCTCGACCGGGCTGGCCCTGGACGAGCTCAAGGACCACCTCTACGTGCACTACGCGGACCGCGCGGTCACGCACCTGTTCTCCGTGGCCTGCGGCCTGGACTCGATGGCCGTCGGCGAGAGCCAGGTGCTCGGCCAGCTGCGCCAGGCGCTGCGCAGCGCGCACGAGGCCGGCGACACCGGCCGGGTGCTCGAACCCCTGATGCAGCAGGCGCTGCGGGTCGGCAAGCGGGCGCACGCCGAGACCGGGATCGACCGCGCGGGCGCCTCACTGGTCGGCGCCGGGCTACGTCGCGCCGAGCAGGTCGTCGGCCCGCTGACCGAGCTGGACGTGCTGGTCGTCGGCGCCGGGTCGATGAGCGCCCTGGCTGCCACCACCGTGTACCGCGAGGCCGCCGGCTCGATCACGGTGGCGAACCGCACGCCCGAGCACGCCGAGCGCGTCGCGGCCGCCGTCGGCGGTCGCTGGGTCGCGCTCCCCGACCTGGCCGCCGAGCTCGCCCGGGCCGACCTGGTCATCTCGTGCACCGGCGCCGTCGGGCACGTCGTGGACGTCGACACCGCCCGCGCCGCCGCCGAGCAGCGGGCCGCGCTCCGGCCGGACCGCCCGCAGCTGTACGTCGACCTGGGGCTGCCGCGCGACGTCGACCCGCTGGTCGCCGAGCTGCGGGGCGTGCACGTGGCGGACCTCGAGGTGCTCGGCCAGGACCTGTCCGCCGCCGAGCTGGGCGAGGACGTCGACCAGGTCCGCCGGCTCGTCGACGGTGAGGTCGAGGACTACCTGACCTCGGTGCGGGTGCAGGCCGTGGCGCCGACCGTGGTGGCGCTGCGCGCGCGGGCCGCCGAGGTCGTGGACGCCGAGCTGGCCCGCCTGGGCAACCGGGTCCGCGAGATCGACCCGGCCGTGCGCGACGAGCTCGAGCAGACCGTGCACCGCGTCGTCGAGAAGCTGCTGCACGCGCCGACCGTGCGGGTGAAGGAGCTGGCCAGCCGGCACGACGGCGGGTCCTACGCCGCGGCGCTGCGCGAGCTCTTCGACCTGGACCCCGAAGAGGTCAGCGCCGTCTCCGAGGTGCCGTCCGAGAGCGACGTCGCCGCCCTGCTCACCGGGGGTGGTCCGCGATGA
- a CDS encoding redox-sensing transcriptional repressor Rex → MKDEQVSRRGIPEATVARLPVYLRALGALAERDTTTVSSEELAVAAGVNSAKLRKDLSHLGSYGVRGVGYDVDYLVYQISRELGLTQDWPVAIVGIGNLGHALAGYAGFATRGFEVVALFDTDPRVVGETVAGLPVLPLDDLEEVSARRPISIGVVATPAGPAQQVCDRLVAAGVRSVLNFAPCVLNVPDDVDVRKVDLSTELQILAFHEQRKALASGAALDAASLATRTLAAGGDA, encoded by the coding sequence GTGAAGGACGAGCAGGTCTCGCGCCGGGGCATCCCAGAGGCGACCGTTGCCCGGCTTCCCGTGTACCTTCGCGCGCTCGGCGCCCTCGCGGAGCGCGACACCACCACCGTGTCCTCCGAGGAGCTCGCCGTCGCAGCCGGAGTCAACTCCGCCAAGCTGCGCAAGGACCTGTCCCACCTCGGTTCCTACGGGGTGCGCGGCGTCGGCTACGACGTCGACTACCTCGTCTACCAGATCTCCCGCGAGCTCGGCCTCACCCAGGACTGGCCCGTGGCCATCGTCGGCATCGGCAACCTGGGTCACGCGCTGGCCGGCTACGCCGGCTTCGCCACCCGCGGCTTCGAGGTCGTGGCGCTGTTCGACACCGACCCGCGGGTCGTGGGTGAGACGGTCGCCGGTCTGCCCGTGCTGCCGCTGGACGACCTCGAGGAGGTCAGCGCCCGGCGTCCGATCTCGATCGGGGTCGTCGCGACGCCGGCCGGCCCGGCCCAGCAGGTCTGCGACCGGCTGGTCGCCGCCGGGGTGCGCAGCGTGCTGAACTTCGCGCCGTGCGTGCTGAACGTCCCGGACGACGTCGACGTGCGCAAGGTCGACCTGTCCACCGAGCTGCAGATCCTCGCCTTCCACGAGCAGCGCAAGGCCCTGGCCAGCGGCGCCGCCCTCGACGCGGCGTCGCTCGCCACCCGCACGCTGGCCGCCGGGGGGGACGCATGA
- a CDS encoding sigma-70 family RNA polymerase sigma factor, with product MTITTLAPYRPGAPAGVAGLRVLWSVATSGSGSLRPSEPPGPIPDDDAELERVHGLVTLAQGGDAEAFALLYERYVDVVYRYIYYRVGSHHTAEDLTSETFVRALRRLDSFTWTGRDIAAWFVTIARNIVLDHVKSSRYKLEVTTADLLDGDEREPSPEQDVLNRMRDERLVEAMKRLKPDQQECLALRFLQGLSLAETAEALGRSAGAIKQLQLRAVRALHRELGGERP from the coding sequence GTGACCATCACGACGTTGGCCCCTTACCGCCCCGGTGCACCAGCCGGGGTGGCGGGACTGCGCGTGCTGTGGTCGGTGGCGACGTCCGGGAGCGGCTCCTTGCGGCCGTCGGAGCCGCCCGGGCCGATCCCGGACGACGACGCCGAGCTCGAGCGGGTCCACGGCCTGGTCACGCTGGCCCAGGGCGGCGACGCCGAGGCGTTCGCGCTGCTCTACGAGCGGTACGTCGACGTCGTCTACCGTTACATCTACTACCGGGTCGGCTCGCACCACACTGCCGAGGACCTGACGTCCGAGACGTTCGTCCGGGCGCTGCGCCGGCTGGACAGCTTCACCTGGACCGGCCGGGACATCGCCGCCTGGTTCGTCACCATCGCCCGCAACATCGTCCTGGACCACGTGAAGTCCTCGCGCTACAAGCTTGAGGTCACGACGGCGGACCTGCTGGACGGCGACGAGCGTGAACCCTCCCCCGAGCAGGACGTGCTGAACCGGATGCGCGACGAGCGGCTGGTCGAGGCCATGAAGCGGCTCAAGCCCGACCAGCAGGAGTGCCTGGCGCTGCGCTTCCTGCAGGGGCTCTCGCTCGCCGAGACCGCCGAGGCCCTCGGCCGCAGCGCCGGCGCGATCAAGCAGCTGCAGCTGCGCGCCGTCCGCGCCCTGCACCGCGAGCTGGGGGGTGAGCGGCCGTGA
- a CDS encoding DUF5667 domain-containing protein, protein MAMTTRRDAEAFARLLDGPRTADTADTAANADGGELATLATLARSIPRPQVGPDPAFVARLRDQLVTTAHERAERRPASASPSSRATPTAPRTLVVRWPKGLVPVTLATVLGLVVLVAGLASRALPGDRLYDVKLGIGQAQVRMAGSDLARGKALLRQVDHRLDEVDSLVAAGDPSSADVNVALNQAAVDLARAQRVLLSSANGHPDPDALQSLADATAQASGRLRALAPLVPTASGPALHRLQDLLAVGNAALQREAQACGSACDDVRRQIEAIAGTTSGTPPAGSGSGSGDGATNPATQGSKPSSRPGVSVPTVAPSAPAGGGGGAGGSQPGASAPGVTASVPGVGVTVPGVSVTTAPDGRPSVSVPPVVVTLGPVTASVSTSGCVIGLGGLCVGLPTE, encoded by the coding sequence ATGGCGATGACGACGCGCCGTGACGCCGAGGCCTTCGCGCGCCTGCTCGACGGTCCGCGCACCGCCGACACCGCCGACACCGCCGCGAATGCGGACGGCGGCGAGCTGGCCACCCTCGCGACCCTCGCCCGGTCGATCCCGCGACCGCAGGTCGGCCCGGACCCCGCCTTCGTCGCGCGGCTGCGCGACCAGCTGGTCACCACCGCTCACGAGCGGGCCGAGCGCCGTCCGGCGTCGGCTTCGCCCTCCAGCCGTGCGACCCCCACCGCACCGCGCACCCTCGTGGTGCGGTGGCCCAAGGGGCTCGTGCCGGTCACGCTCGCCACCGTCCTCGGCCTCGTCGTCCTGGTCGCGGGACTGGCCAGCCGGGCGCTGCCGGGCGACCGGCTCTACGACGTCAAGCTGGGCATCGGCCAGGCCCAGGTGCGCATGGCGGGCAGCGACCTGGCCCGCGGCAAGGCCCTGCTGCGCCAGGTCGACCACCGGCTCGACGAGGTGGACTCGCTGGTCGCCGCTGGCGACCCGAGCTCGGCCGACGTGAACGTGGCCCTCAACCAGGCCGCGGTGGACCTGGCCCGCGCCCAGCGCGTGCTGCTGTCCAGCGCGAACGGCCACCCGGACCCCGACGCGCTCCAGTCCCTGGCGGACGCCACGGCACAGGCGTCGGGCCGCCTGCGGGCGCTCGCCCCGCTGGTGCCGACCGCCTCCGGACCCGCGCTGCACCGCCTGCAGGACCTGCTGGCCGTCGGCAACGCCGCCCTGCAGCGCGAGGCGCAGGCCTGCGGCAGTGCCTGTGACGACGTCCGGCGGCAGATCGAGGCGATCGCCGGGACGACGTCCGGCACGCCGCCCGCGGGCAGTGGATCCGGTTCAGGTGACGGGGCGACCAACCCGGCCACGCAGGGTTCGAAGCCCTCGTCGCGGCCGGGCGTCAGCGTACCCACGGTCGCGCCGTCCGCACCGGCCGGCGGCGGTGGCGGTGCGGGTGGCTCGCAGCCCGGCGCCTCGGCCCCGGGGGTGACGGCGTCGGTGCCCGGCGTGGGCGTGACCGTGCCCGGGGTGAGCGTGACGACCGCCCCCGACGGCCGCCCGTCGGTCAGCGTGCCGCCCGTCGTGGTGACGCTCGGCCCGGTCACGGCCAGCGTGTCGACGTCCGGCTGCGTGATCGGCCTCGGCGGCCTGTGCGTGGGCCTGCCCACGGAGTAG
- a CDS encoding RNA polymerase sigma factor, with the protein MEDVVVVEARAARADPVETGDALLTRLFAEEGATLVRLARFFVDDRAAAEDLVQEAFIRLSRSLPRLRRADSARAYLRAIVLNLARDHNRRGLMSTRHRPPADPEPASVEEQVTARDDARRVVEALGRLPRRQRDCLVLRYYLELPVAEVAATLGLSVNSVKTHLKRGLRALEDRLDERTSTR; encoded by the coding sequence ATGGAGGACGTCGTCGTCGTGGAGGCGAGGGCTGCACGCGCGGACCCGGTCGAGACCGGGGACGCCCTGCTGACGCGCCTCTTTGCGGAGGAAGGGGCCACCCTCGTCCGGCTCGCCCGGTTCTTCGTCGACGACCGCGCAGCGGCCGAGGACCTGGTGCAGGAGGCGTTCATCCGGCTGTCCCGCTCGCTGCCCCGGCTGCGCCGAGCGGACAGCGCTCGCGCGTACCTGCGGGCGATCGTGCTGAACCTGGCCCGCGACCACAACCGGCGCGGGCTGATGTCGACGCGGCACCGCCCGCCTGCCGACCCGGAACCGGCCAGCGTCGAGGAGCAGGTCACCGCCCGGGACGACGCCCGCCGCGTCGTCGAAGCGCTCGGGCGGCTGCCCCGCCGGCAGCGCGACTGCCTGGTGCTGCGCTACTACCTGGAGCTCCCGGTCGCCGAGGTCGCCGCAACCCTGGGCCTGTCCGTGAACTCGGTCAAGACGCACCTCAAGCGCGGGCTGCGTGCCCTCGAGGACCGGCTGGACGAGAGGACGTCGACGCGATGA
- a CDS encoding HAD-IB family hydrolase, producing the protein MDALDEELRVPPDPAVAAFFDVDNTILRGASIFYFARELYRRDFFTVQDLARMGWMQARFKALGEKMEHVQLIRERALSFVEGHSVAEITSIGEHVYDEVIADKIWPGTHALAQLHLDAGERVWLVTATPIEMADTIAQRLGLSGALGTVAESVDGVYTGRLVGEPLHGPAKADAIRALAEHEGLDLARCYAYSDSSNDIPMLQLVGKPCAINPDARLRAHAKAQGWRIRDYRTGRKAAKVGVPALAGVGAAAGGVVAGAALRRRNH; encoded by the coding sequence GTGGACGCCCTGGACGAGGAGCTGCGCGTGCCGCCGGATCCCGCGGTGGCCGCGTTCTTCGACGTCGACAACACGATCCTGCGCGGGGCGAGCATCTTCTACTTCGCCCGCGAGCTGTACCGCCGGGACTTCTTCACCGTCCAGGACCTCGCCCGGATGGGCTGGATGCAGGCCCGGTTCAAGGCGCTCGGCGAGAAGATGGAGCACGTCCAGCTGATCCGCGAGCGGGCACTGTCGTTCGTGGAGGGCCACTCGGTCGCCGAGATCACCTCGATCGGCGAGCACGTCTACGACGAGGTCATCGCCGACAAGATCTGGCCGGGCACGCACGCGCTGGCCCAGCTCCACCTGGACGCCGGTGAGCGGGTCTGGCTGGTCACCGCGACCCCCATCGAGATGGCGGACACGATCGCGCAGCGCCTCGGGCTGTCCGGCGCACTGGGCACCGTGGCCGAGAGCGTGGACGGCGTCTACACCGGCCGGCTGGTCGGCGAACCGCTGCACGGCCCGGCCAAGGCCGATGCGATCCGCGCCCTGGCCGAGCACGAGGGGCTGGACCTGGCCCGCTGCTACGCCTACTCCGACTCCAGCAACGACATCCCGATGCTGCAGCTGGTCGGCAAGCCCTGCGCGATCAACCCGGACGCCAGGCTGCGCGCGCACGCCAAGGCGCAGGGGTGGCGGATCCGGGACTACCGCACCGGACGCAAGGCCGCCAAGGTCGGCGTACCCGCCCTGGCCGGCGTGGGGGCCGCAGCCGGCGGGGTCGTGGCCGGCGCCGCGCTGCGCCGTCGCAACCACTAG
- a CDS encoding helix-turn-helix transcriptional regulator, producing the protein MSAPTSDPAAPLVGRADELDRLVGLVDVRGEPPAASCVLLSGDAGVGKTRLLSELRTAALDAGWQVVVGHCLDFGDSTLPYLPFSEVFGRLAGEQPALAQRVVEAFPAIARLMPGRRLLGEDAGDRMDRSALFEAVHGALGMLAEQQPVLLLVEDVHWADQSTREMLSFLFARQREVPVGIVASYRTDDLHRRHPLRATAVQWGRLPSVQRVALDPLADRAVRELVRALHPEPLAEAEVRAILRRAEGNAFFIEELVAGVERGGGPLSWDLAELLLVRLDRLDDDARAVVRAAAVAGRRVPHPLLVQVAGLDEPVLDAALRAAVDANVLVPAGSDGYAFRHALLAEAVYDDLLPGERVALHARYVRALESGEVAGTAAELARHARAAHDLPTAVRASIQAGDEAMSVGGPDEASHHLETALELLGGSNGAQGRGGELAPDVDRVLLSLRAAEAAMAAGRVHRAIALTEDQLASLDDDTPPATRATVLLTMASIALVMDTPLDVLAMTSETLELVPAEPPSKLRAKAMSMHARANLDVYRRDEAARWANEATAMATELGLAMVLAEAATTRAYLDRRAGDAKASRETLEAVASKARASADVSAELRSLYGLGALAFETGDLPAARAAFGEAVAVGGSRGRPWAPYAIEARQQAANVAFIQGDWDAAVTLTDVRDAAPPAAAEALLAAQSLAVLVGRGDPRAVDLLEAVRPWWDREGVVAICCSPMIDGFGDAGDAAAATAVHDDIVTAVTTLWRRSSLQAQVRMSALLLGQLAAEAAHEGTAQRADLARQGDEVAARGLASATWTKEPQGRPGPEGAAWVARLTAEHARLRWVSGVDAPEADELVRLWSAAVQAFETFGHAFETARSQARLAAVLRAAGRGDEAEPLLVAARATALRLGAQPLLAELRRVGPGSRARAAAAAADDGQPTALTGREREVLELVGQGRSNGEIGQQLFISTKTVSVHVSNILAKLGASGRTEAAALARRRGLLD; encoded by the coding sequence GTGAGCGCGCCGACGTCCGACCCCGCAGCCCCGCTGGTCGGTCGAGCCGATGAGCTCGACCGGCTGGTGGGGCTCGTCGACGTGCGCGGCGAGCCGCCCGCGGCGTCCTGCGTCCTGCTGTCCGGCGACGCCGGCGTCGGCAAGACCCGGCTGCTCAGCGAGCTGCGGACGGCCGCGCTGGACGCGGGTTGGCAGGTGGTTGTCGGGCACTGCCTCGACTTCGGTGACAGCACGCTGCCGTACCTGCCGTTCAGCGAGGTGTTCGGGCGGCTGGCCGGCGAGCAGCCGGCGCTCGCGCAGCGGGTGGTCGAGGCCTTCCCCGCCATCGCCCGCCTGATGCCCGGACGACGCCTGCTGGGTGAGGACGCGGGCGACCGGATGGACCGCTCGGCCCTGTTTGAGGCCGTGCACGGCGCGCTCGGGATGCTGGCCGAGCAGCAGCCGGTGCTGCTGCTGGTCGAGGACGTGCACTGGGCCGACCAGTCCACCCGCGAGATGCTCTCGTTCCTGTTCGCCCGCCAACGTGAGGTGCCCGTCGGCATCGTGGCGTCCTACCGGACGGATGACCTGCACCGGCGACACCCGCTGCGGGCCACCGCTGTCCAGTGGGGGCGGCTGCCGTCCGTGCAGCGGGTCGCGCTCGACCCGCTGGCCGACCGGGCGGTGCGCGAGCTGGTCCGGGCGCTCCACCCCGAGCCGCTGGCCGAGGCCGAGGTGCGCGCCATCCTGCGCCGGGCCGAGGGCAACGCCTTCTTCATCGAGGAGCTGGTCGCGGGCGTCGAGCGCGGCGGTGGCCCGCTGTCGTGGGACCTCGCTGAGCTGCTGCTGGTCCGGCTGGACCGGCTGGACGACGACGCCCGGGCCGTCGTGCGCGCCGCCGCGGTCGCCGGCCGGCGGGTCCCGCACCCGTTGCTCGTCCAGGTCGCGGGGCTGGACGAGCCGGTGCTGGACGCCGCGCTGCGGGCGGCCGTGGACGCCAACGTGCTGGTGCCGGCGGGCAGCGACGGCTACGCGTTCCGGCACGCGCTGCTGGCCGAGGCGGTGTACGACGACCTGCTGCCGGGGGAGCGGGTCGCGTTGCACGCGCGGTACGTGCGGGCGCTGGAGTCCGGGGAGGTCGCCGGGACGGCGGCCGAGCTGGCCCGGCACGCGCGCGCCGCGCACGACCTGCCCACGGCGGTGCGGGCCAGCATCCAGGCCGGTGACGAGGCGATGAGCGTCGGCGGCCCGGACGAGGCGAGCCACCACCTCGAGACGGCTCTCGAGCTGCTGGGCGGTTCGAACGGCGCCCAGGGCCGCGGCGGCGAGCTGGCGCCCGACGTCGACCGGGTGCTGCTGTCCCTGCGCGCAGCCGAGGCCGCGATGGCGGCCGGCCGGGTGCACCGGGCGATCGCGCTGACCGAGGACCAGCTGGCGTCGCTGGACGACGACACCCCGCCCGCCACCCGGGCGACGGTGCTGCTCACCATGGCGTCGATCGCGCTGGTCATGGACACGCCGCTGGACGTGCTGGCGATGACGTCCGAGACCCTCGAGCTGGTGCCGGCCGAGCCGCCGTCCAAGCTGCGGGCCAAGGCGATGAGCATGCACGCGAGGGCGAACCTGGACGTCTACCGGCGCGACGAGGCGGCGCGCTGGGCGAACGAGGCCACCGCGATGGCCACCGAGCTGGGGCTGGCGATGGTGCTGGCCGAGGCGGCGACCACCCGCGCCTACCTGGATCGCCGGGCGGGCGACGCCAAGGCCAGTCGCGAGACGCTGGAGGCGGTGGCCAGCAAGGCCCGGGCGAGCGCCGACGTGTCGGCCGAGCTGCGCAGCCTCTACGGTCTGGGCGCCCTCGCGTTCGAGACCGGTGACCTGCCGGCGGCTCGGGCGGCGTTCGGCGAGGCGGTCGCGGTCGGGGGGAGCCGGGGCCGGCCGTGGGCGCCGTACGCGATCGAGGCCCGTCAGCAGGCCGCGAACGTCGCCTTCATCCAGGGCGACTGGGACGCCGCGGTGACGCTGACCGACGTCCGGGACGCCGCGCCGCCGGCGGCGGCCGAGGCGCTGCTCGCCGCGCAGAGCCTGGCCGTGCTGGTGGGCCGGGGTGACCCGCGCGCGGTCGACCTGCTCGAGGCGGTGCGCCCCTGGTGGGACCGCGAGGGCGTCGTCGCGATCTGCTGCAGTCCCATGATCGACGGGTTCGGCGACGCGGGTGACGCGGCCGCCGCGACCGCGGTGCACGACGACATCGTCACGGCGGTCACCACCCTGTGGCGGCGCTCGTCCCTGCAGGCGCAGGTGCGGATGTCGGCGCTGCTGCTGGGGCAGCTCGCCGCCGAGGCCGCCCACGAAGGCACCGCCCAGCGCGCCGACCTCGCCCGCCAGGGGGACGAGGTCGCCGCGCGTGGCCTGGCGTCGGCGACGTGGACGAAGGAGCCGCAGGGGCGGCCCGGCCCCGAGGGCGCCGCCTGGGTGGCCCGGCTCACTGCCGAGCACGCCCGGCTGCGCTGGGTGAGCGGCGTCGACGCCCCCGAGGCGGACGAGCTGGTGCGGCTGTGGAGCGCGGCGGTTCAGGCCTTCGAGACGTTCGGCCACGCCTTCGAGACCGCGCGCAGCCAGGCCCGGCTCGCTGCGGTGCTGCGGGCCGCGGGCCGTGGCGACGAGGCGGAGCCGCTGCTGGTGGCCGCGCGGGCCACGGCCCTGCGACTCGGCGCCCAGCCGCTGCTGGCCGAGCTGCGCCGGGTCGGGCCTGGCAGCCGGGCGCGCGCCGCGGCGGCGGCCGCCGACGACGGTCAGCCGACCGCGCTGACTGGGCGCGAGCGCGAGGTGCTCGAGCTGGTCGGTCAGGGGCGGAGCAACGGTGAGATCGGGCAGCAGCTGTTCATCAGCACGAAGACGGTGAGCGTGCACGTGTCCAACATCCTGGCCAAGCTCGGCGCCAGCGGCCGCACCGAGGCGGCGGCGCTGGCCCGGCGCCGCGGTCTGCTCGACTGA
- a CDS encoding glutaredoxin family protein, translated as MGEPRITLVGRDGCHLCDDAREVVRRVAEDTGAGWVELDVDDDPDLLRQYGEMVPVVLVDGSQHDFYRVDERRLRDALQGRRLGVFRPRRG; from the coding sequence GTGGGTGAGCCGCGGATCACGTTGGTCGGCCGGGACGGCTGCCACCTGTGCGACGACGCCCGCGAGGTGGTCCGCCGGGTCGCCGAGGACACCGGGGCCGGCTGGGTCGAGCTCGACGTGGACGACGACCCCGACCTGTTGCGCCAGTACGGAGAGATGGTGCCGGTCGTGCTGGTCGACGGCTCCCAGCACGACTTCTACCGGGTCGACGAGCGCCGCCTGCGGGACGCGTTGCAGGGCCGCCGGCTGGGCGTCTTCCGGCCCCGACGCGGGTGA